The following proteins are co-located in the Camelina sativa cultivar DH55 chromosome 12, Cs, whole genome shotgun sequence genome:
- the LOC104733657 gene encoding uncharacterized protein LOC104733657, with protein MGGLTACRDSVRSIRDYVRASTAAVWPVKVPPFVPPITFTADDLDRVNFPHNDPLIIELHVGESEVTRIMVDTGSSVNVIFRDVLDKMEVNNREIKPSIRPLTGFDGNYMMTSGIIKLPIYVSGVPSWHKFVVVDKPAVYNIILGSPWIHNMKAVPSTYHQCVKFPLSGQIFTIKGN; from the coding sequence ATGGGAGGATTGACAGCATGCAGAGATTCCGTACGGTCAATTCGTGACTACGTAAGGGCCAGCACAGCCGCGGTATGGCCAGTTAAAGTCCCACCCTTCGTACCTCCGATCACGTTCACTGCAGACGACTTGGATAGAGTTAACTTTCCACACAACGACCCTCTCATCATCGAATTACACGTTGGTGAGAGCGAAGTGACAAGGATCATGGTCGACACAGGAAGCTCCGTCAACGTTATCTTCAGAGACGTCCTCGACAAAATGGAGGTTAAtaacagagaaatcaaaccATCGATCAGGCCACTCACTGGGTTCGACGGAAATTACATGATGACGTCCGGCATAATCAAATTGCCGATCTACGTATCTGGCGTACCTTCGTGGCACAAGTTTGTCGTGGTTGACAAACCAGCAGTCTATAACATCATTCTCGGATCCCCCTGGATTCACAACATGAAGGCCGTCCCGTCGACTTATCATCAGTGTGTTAAATTCCCCTTGTCCGGCCAGATATTCACTATCAAGGGCAATTAA